One Microbacter margulisiae genomic window carries:
- a CDS encoding GAF domain-containing protein: MAETLQILQNVDKEEQYLSLLPQLGALVEYEDDLIANFANIASALKETFQFFWVGFYRVVNNVLILGPFQGPIACTRIAFGKGVCGKAWQQAASIIVPDVDQFPGHIACSSLSKSEIVIPLIINNIVIAILDIDSTKLNDFDEIDRYYLDKIVNLLGY, from the coding sequence ATGGCCGAAACGTTGCAAATATTACAAAACGTAGATAAAGAAGAACAATATCTTAGTTTATTGCCCCAATTGGGAGCTTTAGTCGAATATGAGGATGATTTAATCGCCAATTTTGCAAATATTGCATCTGCTCTTAAAGAGACTTTTCAGTTCTTTTGGGTTGGCTTTTACCGGGTAGTAAATAATGTGCTGATTTTAGGTCCCTTTCAAGGTCCGATTGCTTGTACAAGAATTGCTTTTGGTAAAGGTGTGTGCGGGAAAGCATGGCAACAAGCTGCTTCTATTATTGTCCCTGATGTTGATCAGTTCCCAGGACACATTGCATGCAGCTCTTTGTCTAAATCTGAAATAGTTATTCCATTAATTATTAATAATATAGTTATTGCAATACTCGATATTGATAGTACTAAGTTGAATGATTTTGATGAAATAGATCGATACTATTTAGATAAAATCGTAAATCTATTAGGATATTGA
- a CDS encoding LysE family translocator: MFETIWKGIFIGLCISAPMGPIGVLVIQRTLNRGKYYGIVTGLGATASDLLYAIITGFGMSFVVNFLQAHQFGFQTFGSIFVFLFGFYLFRSNPVRQLTKKPDMKESYMQDLGTSFALNISNPLIIVLLMALYARFNFINLQTSFLESAVGMLAILIGATVWWFVLTYFVNLFRHKFNLRGLRFVNIITGSIIMALALISLILTLAGDVLL; this comes from the coding sequence ATGTTTGAAACCATTTGGAAAGGCATCTTTATAGGACTTTGTATATCAGCGCCGATGGGCCCCATTGGCGTTTTGGTTATTCAGCGAACTCTTAATCGTGGCAAATACTATGGAATTGTAACAGGATTAGGGGCAACGGCTTCTGACTTGCTTTATGCTATCATTACGGGGTTCGGAATGAGTTTTGTTGTAAATTTTTTACAAGCTCATCAATTTGGGTTCCAAACATTTGGGAGCATTTTTGTCTTTTTGTTTGGATTTTATCTTTTTAGAAGTAATCCAGTACGACAACTGACAAAAAAGCCCGACATGAAAGAAAGCTATATGCAAGATCTGGGGACTTCCTTCGCATTAAACATATCCAATCCTCTCATCATAGTGTTATTAATGGCGCTATATGCACGTTTCAATTTTATTAATTTACAAACATCTTTTTTAGAATCAGCAGTAGGTATGCTCGCCATTCTTATTGGCGCTACTGTTTGGTGGTTTGTACTCACATATTTTGTCAATCTTTTTCGCCATAAATTTAATCTTAGAGGTTTACGCTTCGTCAACATTATAACCGGTAGCATTATCATGGCATTAGCACTGATTAGTCTTATTTTAACCTTGGCCGGAGACGTACTACTCTAG
- the kdsA gene encoding 3-deoxy-8-phosphooctulonate synthase, which yields MSRLKHSQSGNFFLFAGPCVIEGESMALAIAEKIVNLSDKYAIPYVFKGSYRKANRSRIDSFRGIGDEKALKILQKVGSTFDIPVVTDIHTEEEAFLAAEYVDVLQIPAFLCRQTELLEAAAKTQRWINIKKGQFLSPQAMQFAAQKVVDSGNDQVMLTERGTTFGYQDLVVDYRGIPLMQQFGYPVILDVTHSLQQPNQTAGVTGGLPQLIETMARAGIAVGVDGIFLETHPEPAKALSDGANMLPLDQLDHLLSRLSTICQIIKSF from the coding sequence TTGTCACGTTTAAAACATAGCCAATCAGGAAATTTCTTTTTGTTTGCAGGTCCTTGCGTGATAGAAGGAGAATCTATGGCTTTAGCGATTGCTGAAAAGATTGTGAATCTATCAGATAAATATGCCATACCATATGTTTTCAAAGGATCATATCGAAAAGCTAACCGTTCTCGCATTGATTCTTTTCGAGGAATTGGAGATGAGAAAGCGTTGAAGATTTTACAAAAAGTTGGATCAACATTTGATATTCCTGTTGTTACTGATATTCACACAGAGGAAGAGGCGTTTTTAGCTGCAGAATATGTTGATGTATTGCAGATTCCAGCCTTTCTTTGCCGTCAAACTGAACTGTTAGAAGCTGCCGCCAAGACTCAACGATGGATTAATATTAAAAAAGGGCAGTTTCTATCTCCGCAAGCCATGCAATTTGCAGCTCAGAAAGTGGTTGATTCCGGAAATGATCAGGTAATGTTAACAGAGCGGGGTACAACATTTGGATATCAGGATCTTGTGGTTGATTATCGTGGAATCCCACTTATGCAACAATTCGGATATCCTGTCATATTGGATGTTACACATTCTCTTCAGCAACCAAATCAGACAGCAGGTGTCACAGGTGGGTTGCCTCAACTTATTGAAACAATGGCCAGAGCTGGAATTGCTGTCGGAGTTGATGGTATTTTTCTTGAAACTCATCCGGAGCCAGCAAAAGCCTTATCAGATGGAGCCAATATGTTGCCTTTAGATCAATTGGATCATTTATTATCAAGATTATCAACTATTTGTCAAATAATTAAATCCTTTTAA
- a CDS encoding GtrA family protein, whose protein sequence is MYRIKKTGKFIRRRIIQFIDLFYWPIFQRSIPESLFRYIFCGSANVVFDWFLFSIFYNFVFQKHLVYLPFVAITPYIAAFICTFPITFITGFLLNKYISFNGSLLRGRVQLFRYFLVVAGCILINYFGLKILVGNLHFYPTPSKMIVTLFTTLFSYIMQRNFTFKHRNISVHSFL, encoded by the coding sequence GTGTATAGAATAAAAAAAACAGGCAAATTTATCCGTAGAAGGATCATTCAATTTATTGATTTATTTTACTGGCCAATTTTTCAGAGAAGCATTCCGGAATCTTTATTCCGGTATATTTTTTGTGGATCAGCAAATGTTGTATTTGATTGGTTTTTGTTTTCCATATTTTACAATTTTGTTTTCCAAAAACATTTGGTGTATTTGCCATTTGTAGCGATCACTCCTTATATAGCAGCTTTTATATGTACATTCCCAATAACATTCATAACAGGTTTCTTATTAAATAAATATATTAGTTTCAATGGTTCGTTGCTACGTGGTAGAGTACAATTGTTCCGTTATTTTTTAGTAGTTGCGGGATGTATTTTGATCAACTATTTTGGATTAAAAATTCTGGTTGGTAATTTACATTTTTATCCAACGCCTTCAAAAATGATTGTCACGCTGTTTACGACTCTTTTTAGCTATATCATGCAAAGAAATTTCACATTCAAACATCGGAATATCTCCGTACATAGTTTTTTATAA
- the rsmA gene encoding 16S rRNA (adenine(1518)-N(6)/adenine(1519)-N(6))-dimethyltransferase RsmA — protein sequence MQEVRAKKHLGQHFLKDKNIAERIVNSLLISEPTHVLEVGPGTGVLTDHLIQNPFIDLNAVEIDEESVSYLRKRYSNLSIIEGDFLSMNLMDLFNEEQFSVIGNFPYNISSQIFFKLLPLKDQVPMIVCMLQKEVAERLASPPGNKSYGILSVLLQAYYEIEYLFTVSEHVFTPPPKVKSAVIRLKRNQIMSLNCDEALFKTVVKLGFNQRRKTLRNALKQMIGTFPSSHPMLDKRAEQLNVADFIDLTNWITNNKKLMN from the coding sequence ATGCAAGAAGTTAGAGCAAAAAAACACTTAGGGCAGCATTTCCTCAAAGATAAAAACATTGCAGAACGTATCGTAAATAGCTTACTTATTTCCGAGCCGACACATGTTCTGGAAGTTGGGCCAGGAACTGGGGTTTTAACGGATCATTTGATACAAAACCCATTTATTGACCTCAACGCAGTTGAGATTGATGAGGAATCAGTTAGCTATCTAAGAAAAAGATATTCTAATCTGTCTATTATTGAAGGTGATTTTCTGTCCATGAATTTAATGGATTTGTTCAATGAAGAACAATTTTCTGTCATTGGAAATTTCCCGTACAACATATCCAGTCAAATTTTTTTCAAACTCTTGCCATTAAAAGATCAGGTTCCTATGATTGTATGCATGTTACAAAAAGAGGTAGCAGAACGCCTGGCATCTCCACCTGGCAATAAATCATATGGAATTTTAAGCGTCTTATTACAAGCATACTATGAGATAGAATACTTGTTTACGGTTTCGGAGCATGTATTCACCCCCCCCCCAAAGGTTAAATCGGCTGTGATTCGGCTGAAACGAAATCAAATAATGTCGTTAAACTGTGATGAAGCTCTATTTAAAACGGTTGTAAAATTGGGTTTCAATCAAAGGCGCAAGACGCTAAGGAACGCATTAAAGCAAATGATCGGAACATTCCCATCATCGCATCCGATGCTGGATAAAAGGGCTGAACAATTGAATGTGGCAGATTTTATTGACTTAACAAACTGGATCACAAACAATAAGAAACTAATGAATTAA
- the ruvA gene encoding Holliday junction branch migration protein RuvA, producing the protein MIEYIKGNIVDLTPIFVTIETGGIGYLLHITLPTYVALESKKEAQVYVYEAIREDAYQLFGFLHKTERELFTRLVSVSGVGANTARMILSSLSVDELISVILSENTLALKNIKGIGIKTAQRIIIELKDKVGKITEGGSITSIPNSSIKDEALTALLMLGFNQIQAQKTLTKIFTETPRCSVEEAIRLALKML; encoded by the coding sequence ATGATTGAATACATTAAAGGAAATATTGTTGACCTAACGCCTATTTTTGTCACTATAGAAACAGGCGGAATTGGGTATTTGTTGCATATTACACTACCAACATATGTAGCACTCGAAAGCAAAAAAGAAGCACAAGTATATGTTTATGAAGCTATTAGAGAAGATGCGTATCAACTGTTCGGATTTTTGCATAAAACTGAAAGAGAATTATTTACACGTTTGGTTTCAGTTTCTGGTGTTGGAGCCAACACTGCACGAATGATACTCTCGTCGCTTTCTGTTGATGAATTAATATCTGTGATTTTATCAGAGAACACATTGGCACTCAAAAATATAAAAGGCATTGGTATTAAAACAGCCCAACGTATCATCATTGAATTAAAAGATAAAGTTGGAAAAATTACCGAAGGAGGCTCAATAACATCCATACCAAATAGTTCAATAAAAGATGAGGCATTAACTGCTTTATTAATGTTGGGATTCAATCAAATACAGGCTCAAAAAACATTGACAAAGATTTTTACCGAAACGCCACGGTGTAGTGTCGAGGAAGCCATTCGCCTTGCATTAAAAATGTTATAA